The genome window TGTCGCCCTCCGGCCCGGTGAACTGGCGGGCAGCCTTGCGCCCCATCCTCTCCTGCTTCGCCCAGCGGAACTCGCTCACCCGCTGGAGCTTGTCGTAGGCGGCGGTCGAAATCCCGAAGCGGAACTCCCCGAGCGCCATCATCACTTCGGCCATCGCTTCCCCCTTAGTCGGCCAGCGCGGCGCGCTGCTGCCGCATGATCAGTTGGGCCACCTGTTCGGCCAGTTCGCGCACGTCCTGCCCGGGCGTGGCGTAGATGTTGAAGGGGCCGATCGAGACGGTCTGAGGCGCGCCAGCCGCAGACTGGGCGGCACCACCCGCGCCCCCGGCCGCCTCGGCCGAGGCGGGGCTTTCGTCCTTGCGTTCACCGCTTTTGTCCTTGTCCTTGAACAGCCAGCCGCCGAGCATCTCGCCGCCGAAGCTGCCGAGCGCACCGCCGATCACCGCGCCGAGGGCGGTGCCGATCACCGGCACCACCGAGCCGATCGCCGCGCCGGCCGCCATGCCCGCCAGACCGCCCGCGAGGTTGCCGCCCGCCGCGCCTTTCTCGGAGGCCGAGAGGTTCGGGTCCATCAGGTCGCCCGCCGCGCCGGCGGCCGACAGCGCCAGACCGACGCCGCCCAGCGCCTTGCCGCCGAAGCGCAGGGCCTTGCCGATGCCGCCGCCGCCGAGCGCGTCGCCGATGCCGCCTTGCGCGCGGGACAGGCGGCCCGAGGCGGTGGCGGCGGAGTTGGCGGCCGCGGTGTATTGGCGCAGACGGCCGATCATCGCACCGATCCGCGACCCGGACCCGGCGGCGGCGCTGCCGACCCGACCGACCCCGGTGGCGGCGGCCGCGGAGGCTCGGCCGACGCCGATGGTCTCGCGCACCACCGCGCCGATGCCGCCGCGGTAATAGGTCAGGGCGTAGCGGCCGATCAGGGTCGCGCTCTTGACCAGCATGAACCCGCCGGCGAGCGCCACCAGGCCGCCGGTGACCATCGGCATGTCGTCGGCGAAGTTGGCCAGCGCGTCGACGCCGTCGGCGAGGACGTTGATCACCGGCGTCACCATCGGCAGGATCGACTTGCCGATCGACCCCGTCAGCTTGTCGAAGGCGAGCCCCATCCGCTTGGTGGACTCGTTGTAGGTCTTGGTCATGTTGGCGAAGTCCTGGTCGACCACGCCGGTGGCGCCGAGAGACGCCTTCTTGATCTCCAGATACTGGCCGTAGTTGGCGAGCATCGGCGCGAGGAAATCCTGCACTTGGCGGTCGCCGAACAGCTGCCCGAGGCCGAAGCGCCCGGCGATCTGCTCGGCTGCGCCTTCGATCAGCTTGCCGTTGGCGTCGAAGGCGCCTTCCATCGCCTTGCCGAGATCCGCGCCGGTCGCCTCGGCGATCTGCTGCATCACCACTTCCATCGGGTTCTGGCCCACCGCCACGCCCTCGGCCAGCGCCTCCTTGATGTCGATGCCGAGCTTCGAGAATTTGTCGACGGTCTCGGGCGAGGCGATCTTGGCGAGGAAGTTGGCGAGGTTGTTGGCGGCCGTCGACGGATCGGAAGCGCCCTTCATCGCCACCTGGAGCGCGGCGCCGAGCGAGGCGACCGCTTCGGTGCCGGTCCAGCCGAGCGCGGCAGCGGCCGAGGTCAGCTGCGGGAACTCGCGCGCCATGTCGCGCAGCTCGAAGCCGCCTTCCTTGCCCGCCTGGGCCATGATGTCGAGCGCCTGACCGAGCTTCTCGACCGGCACATGCAGGTTGCTGAGGACGTTGTAGGAGAGGTTCGACATGTCCTCCATCGACGCCCCGGTGGCGGTGGCGGCGCGCCCGATCGCGGTGCTGGCCATCAGCGCTTCCTTCGCACCGAGACCCTTGCCCACCAGCACCTCGATGCCGGAGAGGAGCGCGCTGTTGGACTGGTTCACGTCCATCGACATGCCGCGAATCTTCCGGCGCACGCCTTCCAGCTCCTCGCCGGTCATCCCGGCGGTGTTGCCGAAGCTCCGCAACTGGTGTTCGAAGTCGCCTTCCTGGTCGAGCGGCTGCTTCAGCGCCAGGTACGCCGCGCCGACCTTGAGCGCCTGGTTGCGCAGCTCGGCACCGATCTCCTTGCGCTTCTCGGCGCGCGCCATCGCGTCGCCCAGACGGTCGACCGACGCGGCGGCCTGGTCCACCCGCGACTTCGCCTGGGCGATGTCGGCGGCGAGCTTGCGCTCGGCTTGGGCGAGATTGCGGGTGTCGACGCCGGCGGCGTTCAGCTCGCCGCGCAGGGCGACCAAGCGCTGCCGCTTCGCATCCTCGGCCGCGGCCGTGCGCACCACCTCGCGGCGGGCCGCGGCGAGCGCCGCCTCCTGCTTCTTGGTCGGGGTCTCGGTGGCGGCGATCTCGCGCGCCAGGCCCTTGACCTTCTCCTGGGCGTCGCGGTGCGCCCGGCCCGCTTCCAGCACCTCGCGGCCGAGGCGGCGGTAGCCCTGGACCTGCAGGTTGAGCTTGTCGAGCCGGGCCGAGTCCTTGAGCGCCGCCGCCTGCTGCTGCTCGCTGTCGGCGACGGCTTGGCCGAGCCGCCCGAACTGCGTTATAGTCGAGCCGATCGCCGAGCGCAGGCTTGCGCCGACGGTGGCTCCGATGACCATGCTGAACGCGAGGGACTTATCCATGCGACCGACCAAGATCCTTCAGTGGGTGTTTCTCGCGGGGACCGCCGCCTGGGGCGCGATGCTGGCCGGCGGCAAGGACAACGGGTTCACGACGGTTTGGACCTGGGTTTTCACCGCCATGGTGGTGGTGGCCGGGCTGGCCCTGGTTCTGGGCATCGTGCTTTGGGTGCTGAAGGCGTTGGGCGTGATCGTCGCCCTGCCCTGGACCCCCGCGCGCAAGTTCAGCGACCGGGCCTGAACTCGGCGGCCAGTTCCCCGGCCGCCGCCAACCATTCCTCCAGTTCTCCCACCTCCAGCTCCATCGCCACGACCGGATCTATTCCGAAACGGCCGAGGCGGAGGCAGCGTTTTCGGAGTTCCCGGGAGCCGAGCCCGAGGAGCGCACCGCCCGGGCCGTGCGAAAATTTCGGTAGGCCGCCTGCAGCTTCGGATAGTCGTCGGCGTAGTCCACCTCGGCGATCACCTCGTAGGGCTGGCCGGTGAGGATCGCGAACAGGTGGATCTCCACGTCGGCGGGTCGGCCTTCGCCCAAGCGTTCGGCGCGCGCCGCGTCGGCCGCCTTCGGCCGCCGCATCGTCAACGCGGCGGCCTTGGGGTGCGGGGCAACTTCCACCGGGTGGGAGAGCGGGATCGTTTCGATCGTCTTCATGTCGTTCCTCCTCACATGCCGAGCGCACGGCGGATCGCCGCAAGCTGGTCGACGCCGTTGATCACGCGCTTCATGTTCTCGGCGTCGATCTCGTAGACCACGGTGCTGCCGACCGTGAGCTTGTAGTACTTGAGCGAGACCGTGCATTTGTTGGCGGTCTGCGAACCCGGCTTCCAGGTGCCCGGATCGGTCTGGCTGAACAGGCCGCGCACCGAGACGATCACCGCCTCGGCGGTGTTCGGGGTGTCTTCCTGCGCGCCGCGCAGGGTGACGCTGGCGTCGGGATCGCCGAACAGGCCGAGAACCGCCGGAATGTATTCGGCGAAGGTGATCTCCATCTCCATCTTCTCGATCAGGCCCATGTCGAGATCGAGTTCCGCGGCGAGACCGCCGCCGGAGTAGGTATCGGTCTTGAGCTTGATCGGCGGCAGCTTCGCCTCGGGCACCTTGCCGGCGTAGCCGTAGGCGTCGAGATAGGCGACGTAGTTCTTCAGAACCTTCGGAATAGTGGCCATTTCACGTTCCTCTTACTGGGCCGCCAGAACGGCGTTGGCTTCGGTGATCAGCTCCTCGTAGTAGTCGGCGGAGCGGTGCATGCGGAACGCGATGTGTTCCATCGGCGCGGGGGCTTCGTTGTCGAAGTCGATGGTGAACTCGCCCGCCATCAGGCGGTCCTTGGTGTTGAGATCGGGGTCGATCCACACCTTCCCGCCGAGCAGCGCGCCGCGGGTCTTGAGGCCGGCGAGGTAGAGGTTGAGGCTGTCGGCGCAATCGACGATCGCCTGGACCGAGAACGGCCGGTCCATCAGCCACAGGTAGCCCGCCTCGATGCTGTCGTTGACCATGTCGTGGGTGCGGCGAACGCTGAGGAACGCCCACAGCGGATCGTCGGAGCAGGTGCGGTTGCCCCAAAGGCGATAGCCGTCCTCGTGAATGATCGTCGCCACCTCGTTGGCGTTGAGGTAGTTCGCGACGCAGTCGGGGTCGGACAGGCCGAAATCGATCGGCCGCGCGGTGCCGGTGATGCCGGTGATCACCTGGTTCGACGGGCTCCACCAGAAGCCCTTGGCCGGGTCGTTGTCGGTCTTGGCGATCAGGCCCGCGACCCAGGCGCTGCCGGGCTGCACCACGGTCATCGACAGGGTGGTGTCCCACACCGTCACGAACGGGTCGACCACGAAGACCCGGGCGCTGCCCCAATCCTTGCGGTCCTGCACCGCCGCCTCGTCGGTGGTGTTCGGGCCTTCCTTGACGATCGCGGCGCGCAGCTTGGCGGCGATCGACACCATCTCGGACACCACCGGGTTCGCGGTGGTGCCGGTGGTGGCGGTCGCGGTCGCGCCCGCGCCGTCGCCGGTGATGGTGACCTCCGGCACGGCGGTGTAACCGACGCCGGCGCGGGTCAGCTGGATCGCCGTGACCTTGCCCTGCTCGATCACCGCGGTGGCGGCCGCGCCCTGGCCGCCGCCGCCGGTGATCGCCACCGTCGCGGTGGTGTAGTTGGCGCCCTGGGCGGTCACCGCGATCGTCTTCACGCCCTGCGGCTTGATTGAGGTGAAGCCGGGGGCGACCAGGATCTTCGGCTTGACCGCCAGCAGCGAGTTGGCGGCGCGGAAGGCGTGGACGCCGGTCATCAGCGTGACGTTGCCGACGATGTTGGAGAGGGTTTCGTTGGCGTCGGCGCCCTCGGGCACGCGCACCACCACGATGGTGGCGCCGGTCTGGGTGTAGATCGCCGACACCGCGTCGTAGAGCGTGCCCTCCTTGCCGAGCTTGGCGGCCTTACGCGGGTTGTTCGCGAGCAGGACCGGCGTGTGGTAGGGAAAGTCGGCTTCCGGGGCGTCGGGCGCGGTGCCGACGATGCCGATCACCGAGGACTTGACGGTGCGGATGGGGCGGATGCCGTCGGTGGTTTCGACGACCTCGCACCCATGCAGGAAGTATTCACCCATGTGAGGGCTCCTTTCAGAGGATCGAGAGGGCGTGGGAAAGAGCGAAGCAGAAGAAGCGGTAGGCGAGCAGGCAGCCGAGCGGCACGCCGATCGCGAGACCGGTGACCGCGCCGAGCCAGAGTTCGCCGAAAGCGGTCCAGGTGGTCGCGCGGATCGCGACACTGCCGAAGATCCGGACATCCGGGATCAGATCGCGGAACGGATAAGCGATCGGATAGCCGAGACCCGCCCAGCCGTAGCGTTCCGGCCCGCCGGTGCCCTGCGGCCCACCGTTGTTGTGGTTGGTGACGAACCACAGGCAGACGCCGGTCAGGAACACCGGCAATCCCACCCAGGCGAGCGCGGCGGCGGTGTAGGCCCACGGAGCGGCGAGGGCGGCCGGGATCGTCCAGGTGCCGGGGAACAGCAGCGGCCAAGCCGCGCCGAGGTACTGCGCGCCGAGGAAGGTACAGAGCGCGAGGATCTTGACCGAGCGCGGAAAGTCGCCGCCCCAGCCACCGAGCCAGCGCCGCCAGAACGCCAGAGCCAAACCGTCGAGAAGGGCGACGCCGATCGCCAGCAGCGCGGCGGCGACGAAAAGGTGGGCGGGGAACGCAGACGCGAAGCTGGTCATCATTCGGAGGTGCCTTCCGTGGTGGAGGCCGGAAGCTCCGGCCATTCGGGGGTGACGGCGAGGATCGCCGCGGCGTCGTCGCCCGCGGCGGCGACGGCGGCTTCGGCGGCGTTGGAGGCGGCACGCACCGCGCCGCGATAGGCGACGGTGGTGGCCGGGATCGGCGCGGCGGTTTCGGCGGCGCGGATCACCAGCCAGTCGGTGGGGGTGAGCAGCGCATCCGCCGCCGCTTTGATCGCCGCGATCTTGGCGACGCGCACCTCGGCGGCCGGGATCGGCTCGGCGTCGTAGACCAGCGTCGCGCCGTCGTCCGCGATCTGGACGCGCTGCCCGGTGACGCGGTACAGCGCCGGGTCGGGCTGGCCCGGATCGGTGACGGGGTAGACGCCCCGCGCGACCAGCTCGGCGCGGGAGAGCAGCGCGGCGTCGGAGAGGGTTTCTCCGGCCGGGGTAACGAGGCGGCGACCCGAGAGGATCAGGCGGGGTTTGCCGGTGGCAGGGTCGAGGACTGCGAACATGATGCGGGCTCCTTATCGGGCGCGGCCGAACTTGCCGGGGGTGCCAGCCCAGGCGGCATAGAGGCAGGTGTGGCCCGAGCCGTTGAGACTGGTCGAGGTCGTGCGCAGCTTTGCGCCGTTGGATACGAGATCGAGGATGGGGGTGCCGGAGGCCTCGACCGAGGCGTCGAAGAAGGTAATCTGACGGGCTACGGGGTTAACCGGGCTGCGGTCTGTGTCGTAGACGTACCAATAGGCACCCTGCGAGACGTTGCGCTCGAACAGCAGACGAGGCGCGAAATCGGTGGCGGCAAAAGCGCCGTCGGTGCTGCCGTTGCCGATATAGCTCCCGAACACAGAAAATCCGGGGACCGCACGCCACGCATAGACCGCGTACCGCCCGGTGGGGAGGCTCGCTCCAAGGGTGAGGTCCACGGCAGATGACGCCCACCATCCGGCGGAGGTAATCGGCGTGGAGGTTTCGACCAGCGGCACCCACTGCCCGGCCGCGAGCGAGCGGTGATAGACGCGGCGCTGGCCACCGTCGAGAGGCACCACCCAGGCATAGTCGATCAGCCCGCCGACCGCATGCGGCACCACGTCGGCGACGCCGTTGACGTGATTGACCAGGAGCATGTCGAAACCGGACGCCCGAGAGGCCCGCCAGATGTAGTCGATCCGCGATCCCTGATAGACCGCCGCCGCGCCGATCGCGAAACCGGTCGGCGTCAGCGTCAGGCCGTCGGCTTCGGCGAATTCGGCGGTTTGCGCATTGATCATCCATGCCTTGCCGGGGCGGAGGGTATCGTTGACCCGCCATCCACCAGGGGCGTCGGCTACGTCCAACCGTTTGCTGACGACCAGGGTTTTGATCTGGTTTGGGTTCCACGGCAGGTCCGCGACGCCATCGCCGCCCGACCGCAGC of uncultured Alphaproteobacteria bacterium contains these proteins:
- a CDS encoding putative phage tail protein (Evidence 3 : Function proposed based on presence of conserved amino acid motif, structural feature or limited homology) → MGEYFLHGCEVVETTDGIRPIRTVKSSVIGIVGTAPDAPEADFPYHTPVLLANNPRKAAKLGKEGTLYDAVSAIYTQTGATIVVVRVPEGADANETLSNIVGNVTLMTGVHAFRAANSLLAVKPKILVAPGFTSIKPQGVKTIAVTAQGANYTTATVAITGGGGQGAAATAVIEQGKVTAIQLTRAGVGYTAVPEVTITGDGAGATATATTGTTANPVVSEMVSIAAKLRAAIVKEGPNTTDEAAVQDRKDWGSARVFVVDPFVTVWDTTLSMTVVQPGSAWVAGLIAKTDNDPAKGFWWSPSNQVITGITGTARPIDFGLSDPDCVANYLNANEVATIIHEDGYRLWGNRTCSDDPLWAFLSVRRTHDMVNDSIEAGYLWLMDRPFSVQAIVDCADSLNLYLAGLKTRGALLGGKVWIDPDLNTKDRLMAGEFTIDFDNEAPAPMEHIAFRMHRSADYYEELITEANAVLAAQ
- a CDS encoding conserved hypothetical protein (Evidence 4 : Homologs of previously reported genes of unknown function); this encodes MKTIETIPLSHPVEVAPHPKAAALTMRRPKAADAARAERLGEGRPADVEIHLFAILTGQPYEVIAEVDYADDYPKLQAAYRNFRTARAVRSSGSAPGNSENAASASAVSE
- a CDS encoding membrane hypothetical protein (Evidence 5 : No homology to any previously reported sequences), with amino-acid sequence MMTSFASAFPAHLFVAAALLAIGVALLDGLALAFWRRWLGGWGGDFPRSVKILALCTFLGAQYLGAAWPLLFPGTWTIPAALAAPWAYTAAALAWVGLPVFLTGVCLWFVTNHNNGGPQGTGGPERYGWAGLGYPIAYPFRDLIPDVRIFGSVAIRATTWTAFGELWLGAVTGLAIGVPLGCLLAYRFFCFALSHALSIL
- a CDS encoding exported hypothetical protein (Evidence 5 : No homology to any previously reported sequences), which produces MRPTKILQWVFLAGTAAWGAMLAGGKDNGFTTVWTWVFTAMVVVAGLALVLGIVLWVLKALGVIVALPWTPARKFSDRA
- a CDS encoding hypothetical protein (Evidence 5 : No homology to any previously reported sequences), coding for MFAVLDPATGKPRLILSGRRLVTPAGETLSDAALLSRAELVARGVYPVTDPGQPDPALYRVTGQRVQIADDGATLVYDAEPIPAAEVRVAKIAAIKAAADALLTPTDWLVIRAAETAAPIPATTVAYRGAVRAASNAAEAAVAAAGDDAAAILAVTPEWPELPASTTEGTSE
- the B3gp gene encoding Phage major tail tube protein, with translation MATIPKVLKNYVAYLDAYGYAGKVPEAKLPPIKLKTDTYSGGGLAAELDLDMGLIEKMEMEITFAEYIPAVLGLFGDPDASVTLRGAQEDTPNTAEAVIVSVRGLFSQTDPGTWKPGSQTANKCTVSLKYYKLTVGSTVVYEIDAENMKRVINGVDQLAAIRRALGM
- a CDS encoding membrane hypothetical protein (Evidence 5 : No homology to any previously reported sequences), which codes for MVIGATVGASLRSAIGSTITQFGRLGQAVADSEQQQAAALKDSARLDKLNLQVQGYRRLGREVLEAGRAHRDAQEKVKGLAREIAATETPTKKQEAALAAARREVVRTAAAEDAKRQRLVALRGELNAAGVDTRNLAQAERKLAADIAQAKSRVDQAAASVDRLGDAMARAEKRKEIGAELRNQALKVGAAYLALKQPLDQEGDFEHQLRSFGNTAGMTGEELEGVRRKIRGMSMDVNQSNSALLSGIEVLVGKGLGAKEALMASTAIGRAATATGASMEDMSNLSYNVLSNLHVPVEKLGQALDIMAQAGKEGGFELRDMAREFPQLTSAAAALGWTGTEAVASLGAALQVAMKGASDPSTAANNLANFLAKIASPETVDKFSKLGIDIKEALAEGVAVGQNPMEVVMQQIAEATGADLGKAMEGAFDANGKLIEGAAEQIAGRFGLGQLFGDRQVQDFLAPMLANYGQYLEIKKASLGATGVVDQDFANMTKTYNESTKRMGLAFDKLTGSIGKSILPMVTPVINVLADGVDALANFADDMPMVTGGLVALAGGFMLVKSATLIGRYALTYYRGGIGAVVRETIGVGRASAAAATGVGRVGSAAAGSGSRIGAMIGRLRQYTAAANSAATASGRLSRAQGGIGDALGGGGIGKALRFGGKALGGVGLALSAAGAAGDLMDPNLSASEKGAAGGNLAGGLAGMAAGAAIGSVVPVIGTALGAVIGGALGSFGGEMLGGWLFKDKDKSGERKDESPASAEAAGGAGGAAQSAAGAPQTVSIGPFNIYATPGQDVRELAEQVAQLIMRQQRAALAD